A stretch of Paenibacillus sp. URB8-2 DNA encodes these proteins:
- a CDS encoding SbcC/MukB-like Walker B domain-containing protein, which translates to MRPLKLTMTAFGPYKDTEVIDFSELKEHRLFVVSGNTGAGKTSIFDAICFALYGDASGEDRNDNKMLRSHFADDQTHTSVDLEFELKGRIYRVFRQLAHVKSGNKGATGDSYELYEINSGQAVPIVDRFIVSQVDEKIRGLIGLTKEQFSQIVMLPQGEFRKLLTSETENKEEILRRIFKTGLYKQVTDHLNEQRKEMQQICSEQAKMLEYHIGNVKGSLGGREDSDLYKVFEQENHNTFQVLEALDKEIEYYTVQLKEKKLLLQAEMTKFQEHTAVYHQAQTVNGQFDLLDQKSEAKQQLVAQEDVIMQQTVQLSLAEQAVHLQVYERHNIEMTDELSRKSQLLEAALAECLQAETALNTATALYKQEEGKEELRNQSLRELDRLQGYLPVVKEIDQRQQRDTKLAIEVEALSKQLNNAIDELEIKQNERSSKAAQVKEFEEKVLHLPAKTEKLNLLRQQAVTMQEYLGLLEKLTKEQTEEKGNKESFEQADQAYFAIEERWIEGQAGLLASHLHDGELCPVCGSLDHPQKAAATGDIPTKDELERMRMEKSSFEKKYLEVKAKLTTTEQQIQEKQQQLLEQGYPLEEIQAIYADLLIEVKVLAEEEKQLKEFNSILVPLKQALDTLDSKLEELRKHKEHTQNLFNNKNTEHVTEKALYDQSLSNLPEDVRSLEKLEQHIKITEVNKRQLEGAWKQAQSQYQEANERNIKASASRVNAENMKREAIANKEKALQSYLGALEQAGFASEESYKAAKMSDEAQAELRKQIEMHKASLASVTKQIEELTLILEGKERQDLAVLLQSLKELEQSIDIVRGEYLQAENNFDKGTEFKTNILMAERSCQNAEREHQLVKDLYDVVRGENSRKISFERYLQIEFLDKIIYNANHRLQKMSGGQYYLIRSDRMEKRGKQSGLGFDVYDNYTAQLRDVKTLSGGEKFNASLCLALGMADVIQAYDGGVSLETMFIDEGFGSLDEESLNKAIDTLIDLQQSGRMIGVISHVQELKQAIPAILEVKKTREGYSYTNFYVS; encoded by the coding sequence TGGCCCATGTGAAGTCCGGAAACAAAGGTGCGACAGGCGATAGCTATGAATTATACGAAATCAACAGTGGACAGGCTGTCCCGATTGTCGATCGCTTTATTGTATCGCAGGTGGATGAGAAGATTCGCGGACTCATAGGACTCACCAAGGAGCAGTTTAGCCAGATCGTTATGCTGCCACAGGGTGAATTCCGCAAGCTGCTCACCTCAGAGACTGAGAATAAGGAGGAGATCTTGCGCCGGATTTTCAAAACCGGATTATATAAACAGGTCACCGACCATTTAAATGAACAACGTAAGGAGATGCAGCAAATCTGCTCGGAGCAGGCAAAAATGTTGGAATATCATATCGGCAATGTGAAGGGTTCTCTTGGCGGACGTGAAGACTCTGACCTGTACAAGGTATTTGAGCAGGAGAACCACAATACTTTTCAAGTACTTGAAGCATTAGATAAAGAGATCGAATATTATACTGTACAACTGAAAGAAAAGAAGCTGCTGCTGCAAGCTGAAATGACCAAGTTCCAAGAACATACGGCAGTCTATCATCAAGCTCAAACCGTGAATGGGCAATTTGATCTTTTGGATCAGAAATCTGAGGCAAAACAACAGCTAGTCGCGCAAGAGGATGTTATCATGCAGCAAACGGTGCAGCTTTCACTCGCAGAGCAAGCGGTTCATCTTCAGGTCTATGAACGGCATAATATTGAAATGACGGATGAACTAAGCCGTAAAAGCCAGTTACTCGAAGCTGCGCTTGCAGAATGTCTTCAGGCTGAAACTGCTCTCAATACGGCTACTGCTCTCTATAAGCAGGAAGAGGGAAAGGAAGAATTACGGAATCAATCTTTACGTGAACTGGATCGGCTTCAAGGATATTTGCCAGTAGTAAAAGAGATTGATCAGAGACAGCAACGAGACACGAAGCTTGCGATAGAAGTGGAGGCCTTGTCTAAGCAGTTGAATAATGCAATTGATGAGCTGGAGATCAAGCAAAACGAACGATCGTCTAAGGCAGCACAAGTTAAGGAATTTGAAGAAAAGGTTCTTCATTTGCCGGCAAAGACAGAGAAGCTTAACCTTTTAAGACAGCAGGCTGTAACTATGCAAGAATATCTGGGCCTTTTAGAAAAACTTACAAAGGAACAAACAGAGGAAAAAGGGAATAAAGAGTCATTTGAACAAGCAGATCAGGCGTATTTTGCAATTGAGGAACGCTGGATTGAAGGACAAGCAGGATTACTCGCAAGCCATCTTCATGACGGTGAGTTATGTCCGGTCTGCGGAAGTCTTGATCATCCCCAAAAAGCGGCAGCCACCGGCGACATTCCTACCAAAGATGAGCTTGAACGGATGCGTATGGAGAAATCTTCATTTGAAAAAAAATACCTCGAGGTAAAAGCGAAACTCACAACTACTGAACAGCAGATTCAAGAGAAGCAGCAACAGTTGCTGGAACAGGGGTATCCTTTAGAAGAGATTCAGGCTATTTACGCCGATCTGCTAATAGAGGTAAAAGTGCTGGCTGAAGAGGAAAAGCAACTGAAGGAATTTAATTCTATTTTGGTTCCACTTAAGCAAGCATTAGATACATTGGATAGCAAATTGGAGGAGTTACGCAAACACAAGGAACATACTCAAAATTTGTTCAATAACAAAAATACGGAACATGTAACTGAGAAAGCGCTATATGATCAATCGTTATCTAACTTGCCAGAAGATGTGCGTAGTCTCGAGAAACTAGAGCAGCATATCAAGATTACAGAGGTTAACAAAAGGCAACTGGAGGGCGCATGGAAGCAAGCACAGAGTCAATACCAGGAGGCGAATGAACGGAACATCAAGGCATCTGCAAGCCGAGTCAATGCTGAGAATATGAAGAGAGAAGCAATTGCCAACAAGGAAAAAGCTCTTCAAAGTTACCTCGGAGCGTTAGAACAGGCCGGGTTCGCTTCAGAAGAAAGCTATAAAGCAGCGAAGATGAGCGATGAAGCTCAAGCTGAGCTGAGGAAACAAATTGAAATGCACAAGGCCTCCTTGGCATCGGTAACCAAGCAAATTGAGGAATTAACTTTAATATTGGAAGGGAAAGAACGTCAAGATCTTGCCGTACTGCTGCAGAGCCTTAAAGAGCTGGAGCAATCTATTGATATCGTGCGTGGAGAGTATTTACAAGCTGAGAATAACTTTGATAAAGGTACGGAATTTAAGACGAATATTCTTATGGCCGAGCGTAGCTGTCAGAATGCAGAACGTGAACACCAACTCGTGAAAGATTTGTATGATGTTGTGCGAGGAGAGAATAGTAGAAAGATCTCTTTTGAGCGCTATCTGCAAATTGAGTTTTTGGACAAGATTATATACAATGCAAACCATCGCTTACAGAAGATGTCGGGAGGACAATACTACCTTATCCGCAGTGACCGTATGGAGAAACGCGGCAAGCAAAGTGGTCTAGGATTTGATGTGTATGACAATTACACCGCTCAGCTGAGGGATGTGAAGACATTATCCGGCGGAGAGAAATTTAATGCTTCGCTGTGTCTAGCGCTAGGAATGGCAGATGTTATTCAAGCCTATGATGGCGGTGTTTCACTAGAAACCATGTTTATCGACGAGGGTTTTGGTTCGCTGGACGAAGAGTCCCTGAACAAGGCCATTGATACTCTGATTGACTTGCAACAGTCCGGCCGAATGATTGGTGTGATTTCACATGTCCAGGAGCTGAAGCAAGCGATACCGGCGATCTTAGAGGTTAAGAAGACAAGAGAAGGGTATAGTTATACTAATTTTTATGTGAGTTAG
- a CDS encoding YdbC family protein — protein sequence MSDSLKFEIRQNLGSISETTTGWKKELNLISWNGREPKYDLRDWSADHKKMGKGVTLSLEELRELKKLLNTMGI from the coding sequence ATGTCGGATTCATTAAAGTTTGAAATTCGTCAAAACCTAGGAAGTATATCAGAAACCACTACAGGCTGGAAGAAAGAGTTAAATCTGATCAGTTGGAACGGCCGGGAGCCAAAATACGATCTAAGAGACTGGTCAGCCGATCACAAAAAGATGGGCAAAGGAGTAACCTTGTCCTTAGAAGAATTAAGAGAATTAAAGAAACTGTTGAATACAATGGGTATCTGA
- a CDS encoding McrB family protein — MINLSQYQEIFDIENTAERCKKVNDIMDQLWKSNLDQLAGEVLGSDYRIATYGQTLVTTYHDSLNPKYAEQKKDSSIGKKYFAQITHKIGDKETNLLTLEFNGVEQKMYVYIDLSFYQVYELIKNERLNAMLGELNSEIRTFTRTGSFTRNEIDRIALEQTLVDMIKPRIRPWIYIGLELPLKGEYEAKAIIDLLRQTWEQTSAFRKYLLEYSEQCARAANIMNLLGSVESTYSATLFGRPYQIQYGVMGNEKSGQREQEFSLKRDGQTIVQGCLYYREYETRNASSRPMLAIDVEKHNHIYTNVEVLLGSGLKEWWLAKAFRTTNQNNEELKQEAMDFLGQHGIEVRNNEYRIGTYNNTEQRFEEEIGEIKGRLACAALLFAHVAGRGKFKLLEADAPSDGFVIDNIDEDSKETMEYNSNFDFTVIYEAIQNSSLTFDKDLIRDLHLNLTALDDKHFVILSGISGTGKTQLAKLYANAVYGLSYEAENPYLSIIPVRPDWTDGTALFGYYSSFEHQYMMTEFLKVLIHAHEEREKPHFIVLDEMNLARVEYYLSDYLSGVESHKDIPLHNRADLDEIPAKISIPPNVYLIGTINVDETTHSISDKVLDRAFVMTLSDVDLETFWSRVDDGIREGLQDEFIFLKRLHSLLTPYNLHFGYRTMKEMVQKMSHHLTLDVEYQASRTDMLDRVISEKVLPKLKGDDRIGGLLVELKEDFARHLGEGSTSLGHIVRMEKELLRYGTTQFWR; from the coding sequence ATGATCAACTTATCTCAATACCAGGAAATATTCGATATTGAAAACACTGCAGAACGATGCAAAAAGGTTAACGATATCATGGATCAACTGTGGAAATCGAATTTGGACCAATTAGCCGGAGAAGTACTTGGGAGCGACTATAGAATTGCTACATATGGTCAAACGCTTGTGACCACTTATCATGACTCACTAAATCCCAAGTATGCGGAACAAAAGAAAGACTCGAGTATTGGAAAAAAATACTTTGCTCAAATAACACACAAAATAGGCGATAAGGAGACTAATCTTCTAACGCTTGAGTTTAACGGTGTTGAGCAAAAGATGTATGTCTATATAGATCTTAGCTTCTATCAAGTCTATGAGTTGATAAAAAATGAGCGTCTGAATGCGATGTTGGGAGAACTGAATTCTGAGATCCGAACGTTCACTAGAACTGGATCATTTACGAGAAACGAAATTGATCGCATTGCTCTCGAACAAACACTCGTTGATATGATCAAGCCGAGAATTAGACCATGGATTTACATAGGACTGGAACTTCCCTTGAAAGGGGAGTATGAAGCAAAAGCAATTATTGATTTATTAAGACAAACCTGGGAGCAGACTTCCGCATTTCGAAAGTATTTGTTGGAGTACAGTGAGCAATGTGCAAGAGCCGCAAATATTATGAATCTGCTCGGATCCGTTGAATCAACTTATTCAGCAACACTGTTCGGGAGGCCCTACCAGATTCAATATGGCGTTATGGGGAATGAGAAGTCAGGCCAACGGGAACAAGAGTTTTCTCTAAAACGGGATGGACAAACCATAGTACAAGGCTGTTTGTATTATAGAGAGTATGAGACGAGAAATGCCTCATCTAGGCCGATGCTTGCTATTGATGTAGAGAAACATAATCACATCTATACGAATGTTGAGGTATTACTTGGTAGTGGCCTTAAAGAATGGTGGTTAGCGAAAGCGTTTCGCACAACTAACCAAAACAATGAAGAATTAAAGCAAGAAGCCATGGACTTTCTTGGTCAGCATGGTATTGAGGTACGTAATAATGAGTATCGGATCGGTACGTATAACAATACTGAACAGCGATTTGAAGAAGAAATAGGAGAAATTAAGGGGAGACTAGCGTGTGCTGCATTATTGTTTGCCCATGTAGCTGGTCGCGGTAAATTCAAATTGCTCGAAGCGGATGCTCCAAGTGATGGATTTGTCATTGATAACATAGATGAAGATTCTAAAGAAACTATGGAATACAACAGCAATTTTGATTTTACAGTTATTTATGAGGCGATTCAGAATAGTTCTTTGACATTTGATAAAGATTTGATCAGAGATTTACATCTGAACTTGACGGCTCTGGATGATAAGCATTTTGTTATCCTAAGCGGTATCTCGGGAACTGGTAAAACTCAACTAGCCAAACTCTATGCAAATGCAGTATATGGTTTATCTTATGAAGCTGAAAATCCATATTTGTCTATTATTCCTGTTCGGCCGGATTGGACGGATGGAACCGCTTTGTTTGGGTACTATAGTTCATTCGAGCACCAATATATGATGACTGAATTTCTGAAGGTACTGATACATGCTCATGAGGAACGCGAGAAGCCTCATTTTATCGTGCTAGACGAAATGAACCTCGCCCGAGTTGAGTATTATTTAAGTGACTATCTTAGCGGAGTAGAGTCACACAAGGACATTCCACTGCATAACCGAGCTGACCTTGATGAAATACCAGCTAAGATCAGTATCCCGCCAAATGTATATCTCATTGGAACAATTAATGTAGACGAAACAACACACAGTATTTCGGACAAAGTACTCGATCGTGCATTCGTTATGACTTTAAGCGATGTGGATCTGGAAACTTTCTGGAGTCGTGTAGATGATGGTATTAGAGAGGGACTTCAAGATGAATTCATCTTTTTGAAGAGATTGCATAGTTTATTAACTCCGTATAATCTGCACTTCGGATATCGGACGATGAAGGAAATGGTTCAGAAGATGAGCCACCACCTTACCTTAGATGTAGAGTATCAGGCATCGAGAACAGATATGCTGGATCGAGTGATTTCAGAAAAAGTCCTTCCTAAACTCAAAGGTGATGATCGGATAGGTGGGCTGCTTGTGGAATTGAAAGAAGATTTCGCCAGACATCTAGGTGAAGGCTCAACAAGTCTCGGACACATTGTTCGAATGGAGAAGGAGCTTCTTAGATATGGAACAACACAATTCTGGAGGTAA
- a CDS encoding DUF2357 domain-containing protein — protein MEQHNSGGKFWLRSADEAWNVLEEAYLTEASTYEWKYVMDGIEQTPLIHFCGLLHLPHRVEEGEAYGQLTTPFFSGQVSFDINGMKLDSYIYPDARKMTQEQYHLMLSDILQEAPLCFESSNIETGITADQHSLELSLAQWSYIEVSFSSLRNIIRQLIDHPTRVLQAHEQQMRREQVKTVDIKTLAWIERNSRSTAETIPETVKSSVCEDSYNTYENSLLKRRLLELRHLLKLYGKSGRGEYMIRAEAYADKVGHWLRDSFFRQVTPYQGVIHISQVFRKHPVYRQCYQWFDRLYKHGNERIGMSYNYPLRETFALYEIWCYMQLVKIFREKGLLKDSGGLFRTTREGLFLHFAEHKESIVELKNGMRISYQRVFQNDSSPFYTFTQRMIPDIVIEAGDRLYIFDPKYRIVSNLGTALGEMHKYKDGILLCRNDERAVQNVFILTPVQSDELRYFKAEFHDRYNMGAIALTPGEDLSSLRDWVDKLMAHVEAK, from the coding sequence ATGGAACAACACAATTCTGGAGGTAAGTTCTGGTTGCGATCAGCCGATGAAGCGTGGAATGTTCTGGAGGAGGCTTACCTGACAGAGGCTTCTACCTACGAATGGAAGTACGTAATGGATGGAATAGAGCAGACTCCATTAATCCATTTTTGTGGCTTACTTCATCTTCCGCATCGAGTGGAGGAAGGAGAAGCTTATGGTCAACTGACCACTCCCTTTTTCAGCGGCCAGGTTTCTTTTGATATAAATGGGATGAAACTTGATTCCTATATCTATCCGGATGCTCGCAAAATGACACAGGAGCAATACCACCTCATGTTGAGTGATATTTTGCAGGAAGCTCCGCTTTGCTTCGAGAGCTCGAATATTGAGACTGGGATTACAGCGGACCAGCATTCGCTTGAGCTTTCTTTGGCACAATGGAGCTACATCGAAGTCTCGTTCTCTTCACTTAGAAATATAATACGGCAATTAATAGATCATCCAACTCGAGTGCTTCAAGCACATGAACAGCAAATGCGGCGAGAACAAGTCAAAACGGTGGATATTAAAACATTAGCCTGGATCGAACGAAACAGTCGCAGCACAGCTGAAACCATCCCTGAAACGGTGAAATCTTCGGTCTGTGAGGATAGTTATAACACATATGAAAACAGTCTATTAAAGCGGAGGCTCTTAGAACTGAGGCACCTGTTGAAGCTGTACGGGAAATCCGGCCGGGGAGAATACATGATAAGGGCCGAAGCTTACGCGGACAAAGTTGGGCATTGGCTGAGGGATTCTTTTTTCAGGCAAGTTACTCCCTACCAAGGAGTGATACATATATCGCAAGTATTTCGAAAGCATCCTGTATACCGGCAGTGCTACCAATGGTTTGACCGTTTGTATAAGCATGGGAATGAGCGGATTGGGATGAGCTATAATTATCCCCTGCGGGAAACGTTCGCGCTATATGAAATTTGGTGCTATATGCAGCTTGTGAAGATTTTTCGGGAAAAGGGCCTGCTAAAAGACAGTGGTGGGCTATTTCGAACAACAAGGGAAGGACTCTTTCTTCATTTTGCAGAGCATAAAGAGAGTATTGTGGAATTGAAAAATGGTATGCGTATATCTTATCAGCGGGTGTTTCAAAATGATTCATCGCCCTTTTACACTTTTACACAGAGGATGATACCAGACATTGTGATTGAAGCAGGTGATCGTTTATATATTTTCGATCCCAAATACCGGATTGTAAGCAACTTGGGGACAGCACTTGGAGAAATGCACAAGTACAAGGACGGCATATTGCTTTGCCGTAATGACGAAAGAGCAGTTCAGAATGTATTTATTTTGACACCTGTTCAGAGTGATGAGCTTCGCTATTTCAAGGCGGAGTTTCATGATAGATATAATATGGGGGCTATAGCGCTCACGCCGGGTGAAGACTTGAGTTCATTGAGGGATTGGGTAGATAAACTGATGGCACATGTGGAGGCCAAATAG
- a CDS encoding restriction endonuclease-related protein has protein sequence MAKIHDTLLSLITGINKWQDNYEKIPDELYKGMLLFIEQTATSKAQPPVDLFHLLQILHRPSREWGISDLQDYYPEDAPLLKEFIGLTPDADEFLNRHISPQDAEQQYMYEILMYCREEGRQLGQEYTRIRTFLSNPQNAVITSFQLSEFAEIFPDLHLTNLIKQCYEEITPVVANYRKCPHCGWTLEYMNNRWRCNKEDICHLLADFESLSSYDFGKERVLRLLPGIQRFVLLPGMSELRIAQHLIRKGYEVELYPNVDEYDLSVSQDGKRIFLDVKDFRDPRTLANFFNHQNFAYLEKYKNQCLIVVPQYRSQLFASYRERSMALLNETAREYIEMIMENEIESTLKKVFL, from the coding sequence ATGGCTAAAATACATGACACTCTTCTGTCCTTAATAACAGGCATTAACAAATGGCAAGACAACTACGAAAAAATTCCGGATGAGCTTTACAAGGGAATGCTGCTTTTCATTGAGCAGACGGCTACTTCTAAAGCTCAACCTCCGGTTGATCTGTTTCATTTGCTGCAAATTCTTCATCGCCCCTCAAGAGAATGGGGAATCTCTGACCTCCAAGACTATTACCCCGAAGATGCTCCCTTATTAAAAGAATTCATTGGTCTGACGCCAGATGCCGATGAGTTTCTGAATCGCCATATTTCCCCGCAGGATGCTGAGCAACAGTATATGTATGAGATTCTTATGTACTGCAGAGAGGAAGGTCGGCAACTGGGGCAGGAGTATACTCGCATCCGCACATTCCTATCCAATCCACAAAATGCCGTAATTACTTCCTTTCAATTATCCGAGTTTGCCGAGATATTCCCTGATCTTCATTTAACTAACTTGATTAAACAATGCTATGAGGAAATAACGCCTGTAGTGGCTAACTATAGGAAATGCCCGCACTGTGGCTGGACCCTGGAATATATGAATAACCGTTGGCGCTGTAATAAGGAAGACATTTGCCATCTGCTTGCTGATTTTGAGAGTCTAAGTTCCTATGATTTTGGGAAGGAGAGGGTGCTACGTCTACTGCCCGGAATCCAGAGGTTTGTACTGTTACCTGGAATGTCCGAACTGCGAATAGCGCAACATTTGATCCGAAAAGGGTATGAAGTTGAACTCTATCCCAATGTGGATGAATATGATCTCTCGGTATCACAAGACGGCAAAAGGATATTTCTTGACGTTAAGGATTTTAGAGATCCACGCACACTTGCCAATTTTTTTAATCACCAAAACTTTGCCTATTTGGAAAAGTATAAGAACCAGTGTCTGATCGTTGTTCCACAGTATCGCAGCCAGCTCTTTGCTTCTTATCGTGAGAGAAGTATGGCTCTATTGAACGAAACGGCTCGGGAGTATATAGAAATGATCATGGAGAACGAAATTGAATCCACGTTGAAGAAGGTGTTCCTGTGA
- a CDS encoding pPIWI_RE module domain-containing protein has product MNRMELFALEANEAVFYHETIHVMHMPTSWRNFFNTQTTTQNYKLSYKVEPLGKKLKSIFPEIVYADLSYKILQKDLPWIVSTVKIPEAHIKKLTLGWFAYLKGYTVAELPEEIRDAELVWVTSNFGDLHESIDKYQWLPGLAAHKFCEESRTIELGQGIVEELQFHHTIFNNQHECVSTPIRKSPKHDPFSYVLKVELKNRGGDAERSLILVTVGTRRYLKNAQIKEGSCYLKADHSCSVLVSVRNPYTLEEKRSFSQLKFERRAGSGSNTTSFAVWKTALDGLYWDALYGESFEPDMLLSNPIAYLDGNGEITAYVVNHHSFNGKGNFVKSGLGLSEKSGLFSKFNEVLAKYHLAPLLHIPGIPRKRMNDIRFPIVAHQAERIIIEVYSGEAMFNAMKEVYTTEQKSLENKSVIFNRQISENVFGLNCDRDVTVEFVRCSPDEIVSELEVGTYQADIAHTKRVNQINKKLKGSSSQGDKRTLALIEIEPKECWSRDGDPKNAVREGMKKAGRLTQFIHPLTVGNEDNKADTARMINALLDLLNDAGFLSHNITKVDTYGLILSFNILKVENKYLPVISKMDGTEVTLKIFGIESWLPLGEAPFYLEQAKLLDNPKAGNQSMQVFLDFMIRTIENELVQDARQLTVMINATLRNGWLPAIRNIDLQYDKIPYLSERLANESRLKFIRINTTNEVPQYRIIEDDAEDEYNKASGIFKDPLGIYYGVGGRPMAWSGVRNEDIKYVSPSKMLLQQKAVEYIPLGAQDEAARDDLANLVDQLRRIGLNYDKHTIYPYTMRVMNILSKYLTGEEKDYDPEFDEEVELMEEAEELV; this is encoded by the coding sequence ATGAACAGAATGGAGCTTTTTGCATTGGAAGCAAACGAGGCGGTGTTCTATCATGAGACGATTCATGTGATGCATATGCCTACAAGCTGGCGGAATTTCTTCAATACGCAAACAACAACTCAAAACTATAAGCTCTCTTATAAGGTTGAGCCTCTTGGCAAGAAGCTGAAGAGTATTTTCCCTGAGATTGTATATGCAGATCTGAGTTATAAAATTTTGCAAAAAGATTTACCGTGGATTGTTTCCACTGTTAAGATTCCAGAGGCTCATATTAAGAAGCTCACACTAGGCTGGTTTGCGTATTTGAAAGGATATACAGTGGCGGAACTCCCAGAGGAAATTAGGGATGCCGAGCTAGTATGGGTGACTTCAAATTTTGGTGATCTTCATGAATCTATTGATAAATATCAGTGGCTTCCCGGTTTGGCAGCTCACAAATTTTGCGAAGAATCGAGAACGATTGAGTTAGGTCAAGGCATCGTGGAGGAACTTCAGTTCCATCATACGATTTTTAATAATCAGCATGAATGTGTATCTACTCCGATCAGGAAATCACCGAAACACGATCCATTTTCTTATGTGCTGAAGGTCGAACTGAAGAATCGTGGTGGGGATGCCGAGAGATCACTTATTCTTGTAACTGTAGGTACACGGCGGTATTTGAAGAACGCACAAATTAAGGAAGGTTCCTGTTACTTAAAAGCAGATCATAGCTGTTCAGTCCTGGTGTCAGTCCGTAATCCGTATACATTAGAGGAGAAGCGTTCATTCTCGCAGCTTAAGTTTGAGCGTCGTGCTGGCAGCGGAAGTAATACGACTTCTTTTGCAGTCTGGAAAACAGCTTTGGACGGCTTGTATTGGGATGCTTTGTATGGAGAGTCCTTCGAACCGGACATGCTGCTCTCTAATCCTATTGCATATCTGGACGGGAATGGTGAGATTACTGCATATGTAGTTAATCATCATTCGTTCAATGGCAAAGGTAACTTTGTGAAGTCAGGACTCGGGCTGTCGGAGAAAAGTGGTTTGTTTAGTAAATTCAATGAAGTGCTTGCTAAGTATCATCTAGCGCCGTTATTACATATTCCGGGTATTCCTCGTAAGCGTATGAATGATATTCGGTTTCCAATCGTTGCGCATCAAGCCGAACGAATTATTATAGAGGTCTACAGCGGTGAAGCAATGTTTAATGCAATGAAGGAAGTTTATACAACTGAACAGAAATCATTGGAAAATAAATCGGTAATCTTTAACCGTCAAATCTCAGAGAATGTATTTGGCCTCAATTGCGATAGAGATGTAACTGTAGAATTCGTACGTTGTAGTCCTGATGAGATTGTAAGCGAGCTGGAAGTCGGAACATATCAAGCCGATATTGCCCATACAAAGCGGGTTAATCAAATTAATAAGAAGCTTAAGGGATCGAGTTCTCAGGGGGATAAGCGAACATTGGCATTGATAGAAATTGAGCCCAAAGAATGCTGGAGCAGAGATGGTGATCCCAAGAATGCAGTAAGAGAAGGGATGAAAAAGGCGGGACGTCTTACACAGTTCATACATCCGTTGACTGTTGGTAATGAAGATAACAAGGCAGATACAGCTCGTATGATTAACGCTTTGCTTGATTTGCTTAACGATGCAGGATTCCTAAGTCACAATATAACGAAGGTTGATACGTACGGCCTAATCCTGTCTTTCAATATTTTAAAAGTGGAAAACAAGTATTTACCTGTCATTTCAAAAATGGATGGTACTGAGGTAACTCTTAAGATATTTGGAATAGAGTCCTGGTTGCCTTTAGGGGAGGCGCCTTTTTATCTGGAACAGGCCAAGTTGTTGGATAACCCAAAGGCAGGGAATCAAAGCATGCAGGTTTTTCTGGATTTTATGATCAGAACTATTGAGAATGAGCTTGTTCAAGATGCAAGACAACTAACAGTAATGATAAATGCTACGCTTAGAAATGGTTGGCTTCCTGCTATTCGAAATATAGATCTTCAATACGATAAGATTCCTTATCTGAGTGAGCGTCTGGCCAATGAATCGCGTCTTAAGTTTATCCGTATCAATACGACAAATGAGGTGCCTCAGTATCGGATTATAGAAGATGATGCTGAAGATGAATACAACAAGGCTTCGGGAATATTTAAAGATCCGCTTGGGATTTATTACGGTGTTGGCGGAAGGCCGATGGCGTGGTCTGGTGTAAGAAACGAGGATATTAAGTATGTGTCTCCCAGCAAAATGCTGCTACAGCAAAAAGCGGTTGAGTACATCCCTCTTGGTGCACAGGATGAAGCTGCGCGTGATGATCTGGCTAATCTGGTCGACCAATTACGAAGAATAGGTCTGAATTACGATAAGCATACGATTTATCCGTATACAATGCGAGTCATGAACATTTTGTCCAAATATTTAACTGGGGAAGAGAAAGATTATGATCCAGAATTTGATGAAGAAGTGGAGTTGATGGAGGAGGCTGAGGAGTTGGTTTAG